Proteins from a genomic interval of Salvelinus sp. IW2-2015 linkage group LG14, ASM291031v2, whole genome shotgun sequence:
- the LOC111972872 gene encoding peptidyl-prolyl cis-trans isomerase FKBP1B isoform X2 encodes MLQNGKKFDSSRDRNKPFKFKIGRQEVIKGWEEGIAQMSVGQRAKITCTPDMAYGVTGHPGVIPPNATLIFDVELLKLE; translated from the exons ATGCTGCAAAATGGAAAGAAGTTTGACTCTTCTCGAGACAGAAACAAGCCCTTCAAGTTCAAGATCGGGCGACAGGAAGTCATCAAGGGCTGGGAGGAAGGAATCGCACAG ATGAGTGTGGGTCAGCGGGCAAAGATCACCTGTACTCCTGACATGGCTTATGGAGTCACAGGTCACCCCGGGGTCATCCCCCCTAATGCCACCCTCATCTTTGACGTTGAGCTCCTCAAGCTGGAGTGA